The genomic segment tcaagtaatataaatatgggaagaaaagaaagttataataaaaaataaagagttaATTTGAGAAGGATCATTCCAACTCAATAGGTTTCTTTGTTAGTTGTGTTTTAATGGAAggtttgtatttctttttcataaaagttGTGGGATTTCAGTTTTTTTCGAGAGAAATTGCAAAACAAGAGTTTGTAATTTTTGTCACAAAAAGGTATACTTTTTCAATCATCAAGACTATTATACAGAAATTCTACATTTTTTCCCTCTATAGAAATATGAATCTAAAATGCTGACCGATTGTTAGTGCCTCGTAGAAACATGGTGAAAAAAATTCCTTGGAATTCTTCAAGCTCAAGCTATGATTTAGTTGCTCCAAACCTTTCCAGGATAATAAATTCAAGAAGTGCAGAGGGAATAATGAATTCTTCATGTGAGCTCAAGCTTTGCagttttgtagaaaaaaaaatgtttgagaaGATTGTGTAGGtttgttcataaaaaaaaattcacaagaaaggtttaaagttttattcataaaaagttgCACAATATATTAGTAATTGTCCACAAAAaattgtacaaagattttaagtTTTGTCCAAAAAACTTTATAAAGGTTTACacttttgtcaaaaaaaattataaaaaaaaaaattgaagttttgtCCAAAAAACATTACATAAGAATATGTGTTAGACGAGTAGAGTAGAAGCGAAATATGAAAGGTGAAACAGAGAGTGCGAGAGAGAGGAGTTTTGAAAGTGAATGAATAGTGTTCATCCTTATTTCTGATAGATAATACTGTTTTTATACATAGTGCATGGCAAATATAACGAAACTAACTATCATCCGTAACTCTGACATTGCTTTTCTTTCCTTCATCCAGATTGACCAACCACTCTTTGTTGTGTGTCATGTGATTTGAGCATCCCGAGTCCAAATACCATTCTTTGCTTACTTGATTTGTCAATGCAACAATTACTAAACAAGTTGTAACCATTAGAACCAATGGCTCTGAATCAGACTCATCTTTCACCAAATGTGCTTCCTTGCTTTGAGCTTTCTTATTCTGAACATCCTTATTGAAGTAACATTCATACGAAAAATGACCTTTCTTGTGACATACAAAACACTTGACATATCTCCTACCTTTCttcttataaaacttttttgtaccatctttcttttcaaaagattcaCCCTTTTCTTCTTGGTCATCTATGCTGCCATCgttcttccatttcttctgAACATTTGTTTTTCCTCTCCATTTGTTAAACTTCTTCTTTCCATCACTTTTAACTAGTTGGGACTTTTAATGCCTGATCATCACGATTTATTGAATTTCTTTCACGTCTTCGCATCTCATAGGCCTCAAATGAGCTTTGTAATTCCTCGATCTTGAGCTTTTCCAGATCTTTGGATTCCTCTATGGCCACAACAATGAGATCAAACACAGGAGGCATTGATCTCATAATTTTCTCCATTATCATCACGTCTATAATAGTCTCACCACAACTCTTCATCTGGTTCGCAACAGATATAACCCTGTTGAAGAACTCGCTTACTCTATCACTTTCCTCCATAAGCATGTGTTCATACTGTCTCCTCAAGGCTTATAAACTGACTTTCTTGACCTTTTCTCCTCTAGAATGACAACGAACCAAGATGCTCCACGCTTCCCTGGCTGAAGTTGCATTCTTGATCTTCTTGAAGTGCGTATCATCCACGCATTGGTGGATAATCAACAACGCTTTGTCATCTTTCTGCTTGAAATCCTTCTTCTGTTCATCTTTGCTAGAAGAATCAGCTGCTGACTCTGTTCCTTCAACCACCCCACTAACACCTTGTACACGAAATACTACACGCATCTGGGTGCTCCAACGACTCTAGTTCTTGTCTGAGAGAATCGGGAAATGTATCGTGGAAAGGTCAGCCATCACAACCTACCTTCTGCTTCAAGAACAAACTACCTTCTACTTCAAGAAAATCTTTCTTGGTCAGCCACACCATACCAAGACACAGAACGTCACCCTTGGCTCCTAGGATTGGAACCTAGGCTAATTGATGCCACTGTTAGATGAGTAAAGCATAAGCGAAATATGAAAGGTGAAATAGAGAGTACGAGAAAGAGGAGTTTTGAAAGTAAATGAATAGTGCTCATCCTTATTTTTGATAGACGCTACTGTTTTTATACACAGTGCATGACAAATATAACGAAACTAACTAATAAAACGGTAAGACCCGTGACTTTGAAATACAATATCCAATAATATGTAGTTTTTGTCTGCATTTACAGTTTTGTTTCAGATCTATGATGATTATGAAAATGAGTGACTGACGGTAGAGAATCTGATGTAGTTTGATGATGGTTCATTGGATCTTTCACTGCATGACAAAGACTTATAggtttattcataaaaaattgcACAATAAGAATTTGTAACTttgtttacaaaaaaaattgtgggAAGATTTGAAGTTTTGTCCGAAAACATTTTTATGAAAGTTTGGATTTTTGGCAagaaaatttgtacaaaaaaaaattaaagttttgtccagaaaaataaattgaagttttGTCCAAAATTAACTtcccaaatttcacttccatCATTCTCCAAAATCTTTCTCTCCTCTACTCCTTGGATCTAGCTTTTCTCACCAATACAAACGCCCACTTTGCCAAAATCTACAAACTCACAAAACATGgtccatttttttctccaccccttttaattaaatatgttgacATCAACTCTTTTTTGCCTTctcaccaattttttttttcacaaaagtcCTTGaggattttattaatatttgttaaaaataaacaaaaacagagTTTTTCAGTTACATCAGTTAGATctagtataaaataatataaatcattcatttcaaagttgaataaaaaacttttgAGTGAAGCATTTCATACCTTAGTGTCTCTGTGAGTTTTGTCTGACTGATCTTTGTGTGGTAGTGCTCCGTCGTGTGTGATGGTGTTCATCTGGGTGGAAGAACCAAACCCTAACAGAGTTCCTAtgatttctctttctctctttaagTCCCGAAACTTCTTTCTCTgtcatgtgttttttttttctttaaaagtcaGAGATATTAATTGAGGGTATTTTACGCTTCTAGTTTTGCCTTTTCTgaatatggtatcaagagcataGGTTGTTTTCCTGGGGTGTACGTGAAGTGGGTACTGTGTTGATATCTAGAGGTGTGTGTATCCAGAAGTGCAGAAAGAATGGTTCTTTGACTGGGTGTAGATCAAAGATTTAGCAAGATTGATGCAAGAAAGGATGGCTGGAATTGGAGGACTTCATGGACCACTACCCATGTTTGATGGAAAGCAATTTGCTGATTGGCGGATCAAGATGTGGGTTGTATTTGGTTTTCAGGATGTGTTGGAAGTCATTGAAGAAGGAATGACTATGTTGAGTAAAAAGGCGACCCAAGAACATAAGAAAGAACACAAAATGCTGGAGAAACCGGATAGCAAGGCCAGATTCTTAATGTATCAATGTGTAAGTCAAAAGATTTTCAACAAAATCTCTAATGCTGCTACTGCAAAGGAAATTTGGGGCATTCTGGTGAAGACCTATGGTGATGAAGAAAGAAATGCAAAGGTAAAACTACAAGATCTAAGGAGGCAGTTTGAAACTCTGATCATGGAGGAGAGTGAAACCGTGGTTGAGTACTTTGATAAGGTACAGGAGTTAGTGAACAAAATGATGACATATGGtgataaaatgataaatgaGTCTATTGTAGACAAAATTCTGAGGACCCTAACCCCCAGATTTGACTATGTGGTGGCTGTTATTGAAGAAACTCGAAGGAAAGAGAATATTGACACTGAGGAGTTGCTGCATTCATTAGAAGCTCATGAGTTACGCCTCAATGAACGCAGACAGTGTCAAGAACAGGCCCTGCAGGCCAAATCTCAGTGGAAAGGGAAAAAGGTCTTCAAGAAAGGAGGTAAAGGAGGCAAGACAGGGAAAGACTCTCAGGACCAGTGAGGAGAAGAGTCTAGTGAgtctagaaaagaaaagaaaccaaAGAAAGGAGATGGAGAGTGGAAATTTGACAAGAAAAAAGTCAAATGTTATAACTGCCAGAAATATGGCCATTATGCTAAAGAGTGTTGGGATGAAGAAAGGgctaaaaataaatcaagaagAGGGCTAATCTGGCCCAGGAGGAAAATTCAGACTCTGAAGCAGTAATTTTGATGGCATGTTGATGAGGAATAGCCAGAAAGCACTGTTTGGTACCTTGATTCTGGTTGCTCTACACATATGACTGGGAGAAAAAACTGGTTTGTGAAAATGCAAGGAATTGAGCATGGGAAGATCAGGTTTGCTGATAATAGCAGCTTAAAGGCAGAGGGTTCTAGTAGAATGGTGTTGAGAGGTGAAGATGGCAGAGAAGTAATCATAGAAGAGGTACTGTATGTACCTAGGTTGATGACCAATTTGCTTAGTCTGGGACAGCGTTTACAGAAAGGCCAcaagatgaagatggaagacAATTGCCTCAGCATTTTCGGTCAGAGTGGAAAAGAGGTTGTGCAGGCCCAGTTATCTCAAAACAGGACATTCAAAGTGGTGATGGAGGCAGTAAATCATCATTGTTTTACTACAACGGAAAGAGAAGAGGAATGGTTGTGGCATCACAAATTTGGGCACTTAAACTTTCAGGATCTATCTATGCTAAGTCAGAAGAAGATGGTGACTGACTTACCATAGGTAGACATTCCATGAACTACTTGCAAAAAGTGTGTTCAATGCAACCAGATCCGAGGCGGTTTTCAGAGGTATTTACCACAAAAAGCTGCAGAGAAACTTAAAGTGGTGTATTCGGATGTATGTGGCCGTATGCAAGTAGAAACACCTGGTGGCAGCAAGTATTTTCTACTTTTCATAGATGATTTGAGCAGAAAATGTTGGGTTTTTCTACTGAAAAGGAAATGAGAGGTGCTGCAATAGTTTCATAAATTCAAAAATGTGGTTGAAAGACAAAGTGAAAAGAAGCTAAAAACTCTGAGAACAGATGGAGGAGGAGAGTATATCTCCACTGATTTCAAAGAGTATTGTGAGAAGGAGGGAATTGTTCATGAAGTCACTCCTTCCTACATGCCTCAACACAATGGGGCAGTAGAGAGGAAAAACATAACAATCCTAAACATGGTCAGGTGTATGTTGAAGAGTAAGGGACTGCCAAAATTCCTATGGGGTGAGGCTGTGATGACAGCCACTGTAACACCCCAGATTTTTTTTTGGGATGTCATGGGttacaaaaacttttaaaattgaactCTGATACTATTTcgaaatacaatttaaataaaagctTCTAAAACCAAATACAACTATAGAGCATTCATAAAATtccaatacaaaaatattaacaatgaaattaaaatccCACAGTTCTCCCCTGTATCTCGCCGCTTACTCCGCTTTAGCTATAACTGTAATAgtatctactcccgtacaagtacgatcattgtaggtggaaaccacaaccacaaacatgcaagggtgagcttaacaaaaatatatcatataaacaTACATAAGTATTAAACATCAACTTAGAATAGGATTATCGAATAACACACATCATCATTCTATTATACCCATCTTCACATGACAACATATCAAACCATTAACATTCACGCTATCAGAATTCTAAGTCACCAACATATGATCACATAATAATTACGTCAACGTAACCAAGTCACACCCAAACTCACTTGGTCACTCACCAACTCATACCCCAGTTCATTTGAAACcattcactatatatattaaatcaccCCCGAGTTGCTCGCATACAAAACAAGGTCGAGTGTCacctcccaccactctcttaaaGAGCTTCACCGGGCAGGTATACCTTACAACATCGTTACACAAAGACATTTCCCACCACTCTCTGAAAGGCTTCACCGGCAAGTACACcacttcccaccactctcttagaGCTTCCCCGGCAAGTATATACTTTCCACCACCCTCTTGGGCTTCACCGGACAAGTATACACCCCCCATCACTTTATTCTCAGAGAGCTTCACTGGGCAAGTACCAGTGCTACCTCCACCACTCTTCCAGGAACTTCACCGGACAACACTAACATAAATCCGatttcacaaaaaataaataatattaaactcgCGCAACCAAACGACAACCCATATGTGATAGACATTTtcgaaataataataaaataatcatcaaacTAATGCCAAGTCAACCacaatatgaaaaagaaaaatatatattatatacaccCCTTTTCTAATATCTAACACCaaaccattaaaataaaataaatttaatacataCACACCTAATGGACCCCACATGAATCCATTACCAACCCCTTCCTTTTCATTCACGTCAGTTCCTACACAAGTGAAAACTATCCAAGTGCATTACCATTCACTTTTCCATGTTCACATGCCATGCATATATACATcacataaaagaataatttattcttattttataactattcGCGGGTCCCACTCCAATTTAGATAACAAGCAACATAAAATGCATACTTTTCATACTTTTCTCTCCCCTGCCATGCTTAATTAAGTAGTAGAAATCTATAttctacattttcttttataccCATGAATCAACTACAACAAAGTGGTATGTAGAAATTGTTTTCTCCTTTCCCTTCACTCACGCAACACTATATAACAAGCACACAGTCAAAATAATTCATACCCTTTTTCTATCTCCTGCAATAGTGATAGACAATAAAACATTACATCTTTTTCCCTGCAACCCAAAAATCTactcatatacatatatataagacACAACCACTCCACGAATACACATAGACCAAAATTGGTGCTGCATTCGGTAGAACACAACACTTCGACTCTACCTCAACACGTCTACCCATGGTAGATAGTGTGCCCCAACGTTTAAATAAACTCATCCACACTCTTTGCGTAAAGCATATTCTCCATAGCTAAATCCAAAGACACATGTGTGACTCCTTACCATATTCTCTACGGTTCTACAAAGTCCTAGACTCTACTACAATACACCATGCACAtccataataaaaaatgttaactccccttaccttttTGGGTTCAAACCTTCAACATTTCCAACTTCAAAGTTACGTAGGGAGAAGCTTTTCCTTCGTGACAGTGCTCCTCTTTCTTCTGGCAGTGTCTCTCCCTCTTCTCAAATGCTCCAAGATTGTGTATAAATGGAtattagggtttttcttttccctctcCCGTATCTAACGTGTTATTCTTCCAATTCTAACCTAACCACTCTTAATTCCCTCATAATTGGGCCTAACACTTGGGCTCTAACTCTTGTTAACACACCGGTGTTAATTACCCTATTAAACTCCTCCACTAACTAATATTTCTCactttaaaaccaaaaaagaatataagactcaaaatataaaacctAATAACTTCCCCTATCACTGCAACCATTGTGATGCTGCATTATACTTCCCTTCCCTTGCATGTcataaaaattaggaaaaacttcttttaacaacattttgacaacgcatatgtggcagcttgtgattggtccattttaaatattttttaaacataaattcaaatagaccaattaaatgatgacacgtatcccgttgtcaaaaaaattgtcaaaatagcATTGTCCTAAAAATTAATATCTACTCAATATACcaatttctctctcttccaataTTTTAATCAGGTTTCTCTCTCTTAAATTCTAAACTTTTCTCTTTATGCATTTCATTCTCCCAATCAcgcctcttctctctcttctatgtGGGTCCCACATTACCAAAGCCAATAAAAGAAAACCAAGCATCATAACTCCCACCAAGGTTTGAGCTAAAGATCTTGTAGCACACCCCACCAAGAAACAACCACTAGGCCAATTCAATTTCACTGATATTACActgcaaataataatgtttaatatatatcacacatttaacaaaaatcaatttaaacaaatataaataattttaatctacTCCTTCAACACTTTTCATcccaaaagaaaacacaatcacaataaattattttagtataaataaaaatatattttatttttattttctacgggtcttacattctccccaacttcaaaaattttcgtccttgaaaattgttttatctACTAAAACTTTGTTCACTTTGCTTTAATAGCAGAAGCAGAATCAGTGGAGTTTGAACAGGTTGTAAAGGATGAGAAGTGGTACAAGGCAATGCAGGAAGAACTTGGTTCAATTGAAAAGAACCAAACCTGGGAGTTGACAGAATTGCCTCCTAACAAGAGACCAATAACACTGAAATGGATTTATAAGTCTGTTAACTCTCTATTTTTCcccatttttctatgttaatattactcttttaggatagtttagcttttaattttctagaactaagttagtttagtattttttctttaaatttagagttttgttaaaatagtgttaattttgtctttttagttaaataaataggtttttaaataaataagtattttttttagataaaaatgttcaagaaaataaataatttttaggcttttatttttctgcaggATCAAATCTTTGAAAGCAAATTGGGTTGGAATAGAATGGCTGGCTGAAATATGATGAGATTGATTGGGCCAAGGCTGATTGGAATGATATTGGGCTCCATTTTGATTGCACCTGCACTAGATTTAGGCCTTTGATTAAAGAAACAGTGTGTTTTGGTGGAAGCTGCCGCACAAAGAGGAAAATTGTGTTGCTACTAAGTGCTGATTGGAAAACCATTGCACATTTGCTATGAGGAAATGGGCCTGCATATACGAGGCTGAAATTGGGCTGGAATGGGCTGAAGTTCCTTTTAGGAGACTGAATGAAACACACCGTTTTGATGTGCTGATGCAAAAGAGGGGTCTTCTAATTTGTGTTCATTTGTGCGCAGAGAAGCTCGAGTCATTTGGGGCTTTCTCCCAACTCTTTCATTCAGAGCTAGGGTTCTTACAAAAAGAGAGTTTCAGAGCATCGAAGCAGAGAGCTTGTTTAGAGACTCACGACCTAAGAAGAAGTTGGCCCAGGAAGCAAATCGGACCGATGATCGGACCAAAATCGTAATAAGAGGTTTGCGGAGCTGAATCGATTGAAGAAGAGCATTTTGGAAGTTAGTTGGAAAAGCTTCACGAAGCTTCGGATTCCGTTATTCGGTTCATCCCTTTCcctccattttctttcttcttctattttggATTGTCCCCTATATAAGGAAGGTTCTGTAAAGTGTAAAAACACAGGTGGTGGGTGACAGACACCACTATAGACTCATTTTCATGCTTTCATTTAGACTTTAAGCTTTCATTGTTTTTTGCTACTGATTTCGCGGAGGGATTTCTCGTGGGTGACAGGCCGAGAGATTCCCTTTTGTGATCTTGGGtacatttttttgtatttcagtTCTTCAATATTCAATACAAtgctattcttttatttttcttgcacgATTTTATGTTTCTTGCTTGTTTAATTTCGATTCCTACAAATTACTTCTATGATTCAGTTTCTTGTTTTTAGTCTTCTTTTATTGCTCCTTATTCTGTTTCATCTGTTTTAGTCTATTTCATTTCTGCTTGATTAGTTTGCTTTCATCAATTGATTGTACATATTAGATGTTAGGTTTTGATTCTGTGTTACAGTTTCAACCATTTCTTTTCTGATATGTGATTAGGATTAgatttaaattctgttttctttggttgtttttaaaattccaTATTTCTATTACTTTGTTCATTCACANTTGCAATTTTTGGTTCATTATAGGTTCTATGTTTTTCCAATTAAAGTttctttctattgttttttttaggataaaagtcattttcctttcttttcatttactCATTCATGCATCATTCAttaaaattcttcattattaGTGCATCTCTATTCTTTacattgttttttgttttcatcacaTTATCTTGCATTCATTTAGATTTAGTAGAAATATTCAGTATTAATTTTGTTCAtattagatttcattttatatttttttccccacctagttttagatttatttttaaataaataggttcaattctataattctaaacttgattttgccaagtccttggattgatccctAGTCAGCCCTATACTACATTACTGGGGACtaggtttgttgacttttgtgcgaccaaaagcctttcaacaaaGTCCAAAATAAATCCACAAGGTGTAGTGGTTAGGTACAAAGCCAGATTAGTAGCCAAAGGGTATTTGTAACAGGCTAGAATTGATTATGGAGAGGTGTTTGCACCTGTGGCTAGAATGGAAACAATGAGATTGGTTGTTTCGATTGCTATGCAGAACAACTAGACCTTACATCAATTAGATGTAAAGTCTGCTTTTCTAAATGGAGACCTGGAAGAAGAAGTTTATGTTGTCCAGCCTCAAGGTTTTGAAGTCAAAAGGCATCTTGATAAAATGTACAGGTTGAAGAAGGCCTTATATGGGCTAAAGCAAGCTCCAAGGGCTTGGAACCAGAGGATAGACGGGTTCATGAGTAGTATTGGGTTTGAGAAGTGTGCTTCAGAACATGGAGTGTATGTTCAGTGGTATAAATAGAAGGAAAGAGAAGAGGTTGATTGTGTTCCTGTATGTAGATGATTTGCTGATTATAGGAAGCAATGTTGAGAAAATTGCTAATTTCAAACTCCAAATCTTGCAAGAGTTTAAAATGAGTGATCTAGGCCAGCTGAGTTATTTTCTTGGGATTGAACTCACCAAAATTGATGAAGGAATGTTGATGCATCAGTCTAAGTATGCATTGGACATGTTAACTAAGTTTAACATGCTTCATTGCAACCCAGCTAATACTCCAGCAGAGATGGGGTGAACCTTGAGAAGGATCCTGAAGAAGAAGCAGTTGATCCTACTGAATACAGAAGAGTGGTTGGGAGCCCAAGGTACTTGTGTAATACGAGGCCAGATATTAGCTATAGTGTGGGCGTGGTCAGCAGATACATGTAGAATCCCAGAGTTTCTCATCTGAATGCTATTAAGAGAATCTTGAGATATCTAAAAGGTACCACCAAGTATGGAATTTTGTTGCCTAAAGGTGGATCAGGAGGAGAGGTGCGAGTCATTGCTTACTCAGACTCAGATTGGTGTGGAGACAATGGTGATAGGAAGAGTACAGCTAGGTATGTGTTCTTTTTGGAAGGAGCACCAATTTCATGGAGCTCTACAAAGGAACCTGTTGTAGCTTTGTCATCATGTGAGGCAGAGTACATTTTCGCGTGTGAAGCTACTTGTCAGGCAGCTTGGCTTGATTCATTGATGAGGGAATTGAAGATTGAATTTGAAGGGAAGGTCAGACTGCTTGTTGACAACAAGTCAGCCATTGACTTGACTAAGCATACTACATCACATGGTAGGAGCAAACATATCGAGACACGTTTTCATTTCATCAGGGAGCAAGTCAGCAAAGGGAAGCTAGAGGTGGTATATTGCAGATCCGAAGATCAGATTGTAGATATACTCACTAAGGCGTTGAAAGGAGAACACTTTCTATCACTTAGAAAGCATATCGGAGTGAGAAAGTTAGAGATCGGAGCAGATCAGAAGGGAGAGGTCACGAAAACCTAAGGTTTTCTTCTCAGAGTGGAGATCGGCTCAGAGAAAGGAGTTTTCACGATTTTAATCGGTGATAAACTTTGTCAAATCAAAAGAAAGGATTTTTACCGATTATTAATCAGTGGAAGTGGCGGAGGTTCGCCGGAGGTGGAGTTTTCACCAATCAATCGATGGAAAAAGAGGgtttttcatcaaatatttgttcttttactgtttttgttTAAGAGGAgtgttaaaaataaacaaaaacagagTTTTTCAGTTACATCAGTTAGATCtagtataaaataatgtaaatcaCTCACTTCaaagttgaataaaaaaattttgagtGAAGCATTTCATACCTGAGTGTCTTTGTGAGTTTTTACTGGTTGATCTTTGTGTGGTAGTGCTCCGTCGTGTGTGGTGGTGTTCATCTGGGTGGAAGAACCAAACCCTAACAGAGCTCCTTTGatttctccttctctctctaagTCTCGAAACTTATCTCATATTTGAAATCTTCTCTCTCTGTCACatgcttgtttttctttaaaagtcaGAGATATTAATTGAGGGTATTTTACGCTTCTACCCTTGCCTTTTCCGAATAATATTATGGTGAAGAATAGTGTTATCCATACTTTGGTGAGGTTACTTCATCTAACGGATGAGGTTGCGGAAGATAGCAGTGATTGAGTTCTCCAAGCTCGTCTCTATCGACTGAAGAAAAGGTGCGTGACAGAGGTGCTATAATGCTAAGCTTAGGAGATGTGGCAGATTTTGTGTAGCgtgaggagagagaaaatgtaAGCACCTGGAGAATGAAAGTGGATGaatgtgcttggaaggtggctagaggtgGATctcttggactctctagcctcactttcaagagagaattttATCTGGAGTTTTTCAATAGAAATCAAATTATCACTATGTTAAAAAGTAATTGATACAATCGTGgagataaatatttatagtaacCTATAAATGCATgtacaataaaacataaaagaaatacaagaGGACAATAACGAAATTTCACAAGGTAGTATGCCATCAGAGAGGGAGAGAAAGTGAGAGTGGGAAAGCGAGttagagagagggagagaaatGGAGACGGATAAGGAGAGAGATTAAGAGAAAGGGAGAGAGcaagagatagaaagagataGAGAGGGAGATAGATCCATAAAGGTTGCGCCCATTTATTTTAAGGTGGGTCCATgcctttatttttattctaatcctttttatcttcaatctttcgcatctctttttctcttatcaCCTCTTCCATTATtaattttggtccctcttttcgtAAGGTCTGTTCAAAGTcgtcctaccttttttaaaaagttcactaaaa from the Vigna radiata var. radiata cultivar VC1973A unplaced genomic scaffold, Vradiata_ver6 scaffold_292, whole genome shotgun sequence genome contains:
- the LOC106778990 gene encoding uncharacterized protein LOC106778990, with protein sequence MRVVFRVQGVSGVVEGTESAADSSSKDEQKKDFKQKDDKALLIIHQCVDDTHFKKIKNATSAREAWSILVRCHSRGEKVKKMKSCGETIIDVMIMEKIMRSMPPVFDLIVVAIEESKDLEKLKIEELQSSFEAYEMRRRERNSINRDDQNKKAQSKEAHLVKDESDSEPLVLMVTTCLVIVALTNQVSKEWYLDSGCSNHMTHNKEWLVNLDEGKKSNVRVTDDS